The genome window GTAGCAGCACGTCATGGGTCACATGCTCTTCGTCCGGGACGCGGATACCGTCGAGAAGAAGGCGAATGGGGTAATCCTGCGGGAAATCCACGGCCACGGCGCTGGGTGCCAGCGACAGAAGGTAGTCGGCAGCGGCGCGGTTCAGCCACGGCGCCTCGGTCCAGAATTCACGGGTCTGGTGATCGCGCTTGCGATCCCATTGCGTAGCAAGCAGCAGGATCTCGCCCGGCGCACCACCCGGATCGGCGGCCTCCAGGGTCTCGGCCCCGATCTCTTCGTCTGGCGCGACAGCAGAGATGTCAAAGATACGGGCCGGCCCCACCACCCGGTTCAGAGGCGTTGCCTCTATGGTGGGACCGGCTTCGATGAAATGCGCCTGCGCATCCACATGCGAGAAGCCATGACAGGTTGTCGACAGCCGCGTGACGCGGAACTGATCTCCGGCCTGCTTGTCCCCTTTGACGGAAATTTCGGGGGCCCAGCGGAAATGCGGCCCGACCGTCATGCTCAGATCGACGATATCCATGGTCTTCTCTCGTGTTGTGTGAGGTCAGGCGGCGGCGGCATTGATCCGGTCGATCAAATCGCTTCCGAACTCATCGGCAAAGGTTGCC of Sulfitobacter sp. DSM 110093 contains these proteins:
- a CDS encoding cyclase family protein, with the protein product MDIVDLSMTVGPHFRWAPEISVKGDKQAGDQFRVTRLSTTCHGFSHVDAQAHFIEAGPTIEATPLNRVVGPARIFDISAVAPDEEIGAETLEAADPGGAPGEILLLATQWDRKRDHQTREFWTEAPWLNRAAADYLLSLAPSAVAVDFPQDYPIRLLLDGIRVPDEEHVTHDVLLRAGVTLIEYVVNTAALKGPRTFLCAAPLKICNADGAPARIFAIEGLA